In Streptomyces qaidamensis, one DNA window encodes the following:
- a CDS encoding inorganic phosphate transporter: MESFSLILAIVVVTALAFDFTNGFHDTANAMATTISTGAMKPKVAVAMSAVLNLVGAFLSVEVANTISKGLVDEAGIRPEVIFAALVGAILWNLLTWLVGLPSSSSHALMGGLIGATIASAGVGAVHGDVLLTKVLIPAIAAPLVAGIAAMLATRLTYSLGKKADGEASRKGYRAGQIASAGLVSLAHGTNDAQKTMGIITLALVAGGTLAPDSDPPMWVILSAGVAIALGTYLGGWRIIRTMGKGLTDLQPQQGFAAQTSAATVILASSHLGFSLSTTHSVSGAVMGAGLGRKGGVVRWSTATRMFVAWGLTLPAAALVGALAEYVTGFGAWGTAVVAVFLVSSSAAIWKLSRREIVDHTNVNDTDDAEPAGVVTTAMAAVTPPPAGTPAEEPVPSFPAQATAERTASTTTTV, translated from the coding sequence ATGGAAAGCTTCTCGCTGATCCTCGCGATTGTGGTGGTAACCGCACTCGCGTTCGATTTCACGAACGGTTTCCACGACACCGCGAACGCGATGGCCACAACCATTTCCACGGGCGCCATGAAGCCCAAGGTTGCGGTGGCCATGTCCGCGGTCCTCAACCTGGTCGGCGCCTTCCTGTCCGTCGAAGTCGCCAACACGATCTCCAAGGGCCTCGTCGACGAGGCCGGCATCCGGCCCGAGGTCATCTTCGCCGCCCTGGTCGGTGCGATCCTCTGGAACCTGCTGACGTGGCTGGTCGGTCTGCCGTCCAGCTCCTCGCACGCTCTCATGGGCGGTCTGATCGGTGCCACGATCGCCTCGGCGGGCGTCGGCGCGGTGCACGGTGACGTGCTGCTCACCAAGGTCCTGATCCCGGCGATCGCCGCCCCGCTGGTCGCGGGCATCGCGGCGATGCTGGCCACACGGCTGACGTACTCCCTCGGCAAGAAGGCCGACGGCGAGGCGTCCCGGAAGGGCTACCGGGCCGGTCAGATCGCGTCGGCGGGCTTGGTCTCCCTGGCGCACGGCACCAACGACGCGCAGAAGACGATGGGCATCATCACCCTCGCCCTGGTCGCCGGCGGCACCCTCGCCCCCGACTCCGACCCGCCCATGTGGGTCATCCTCTCCGCGGGCGTCGCGATCGCGCTCGGCACGTACCTGGGCGGCTGGCGCATCATCCGCACCATGGGCAAGGGCCTGACCGACCTCCAGCCGCAGCAGGGCTTCGCCGCCCAGACCTCCGCGGCCACGGTCATCCTGGCCTCCTCGCACCTCGGTTTCTCCCTGTCCACGACGCACTCCGTCTCCGGCGCCGTGATGGGCGCTGGGCTCGGCCGCAAGGGCGGTGTCGTCCGCTGGTCGACCGCGACGCGGATGTTCGTCGCCTGGGGTCTGACGCTGCCGGCGGCGGCCCTGGTGGGCGCTCTCGCCGAGTACGTCACCGGCTTCGGCGCCTGGGGCACCGCGGTGGTGGCCGTCTTCCTCGTCTCCTCCAGCGCGGCCATCTGGAAGCTGTCGCGGCGGGAGATCGTCGACCACACCAACGTCAACGACACCGACGACGCCGAGCCCGCGGGCGTGGTCACCACGGCGATGGCCGCGGTGACGCCGCCGCCGGCCGGCACGCCGGCGGAGGAGCCGGTGCCGTCGTTCCCGGCCCAGGCCACCGCCGAGCGGACGGCCTCCACGACCACCACGGTCTGA
- a CDS encoding cobalamin biosynthesis protein — MGAGRVFAYGAAAGLIGDLLLGDPRRGHPVAAFGRAAGAVERVLWRDHRGWGTLHTAVCAGGAVALGSVAARAVRTSAVASVALTAAATWAVVGGTSLAREAQAIGRALEAGDVETARARLPHLCGRDPQALDADGMARAVVESVAENTSDAVVGALVWGAVGGVPGLLGFRAVNTLDAMVGHKSARYRRYGWASARLDDLAGWPGARLTAVLAALAGPDPRGAVRAWRADAAHHPSPNAGPVEASFAGALGVRLGGTLSYGGRVEHRPVLNTRGRAVGTHDVERVVRLSKRVTWLALGVCAGARLLTSARLSRSVRSLGSAPSLKGARSLKRGK, encoded by the coding sequence ATGGGTGCCGGTCGCGTCTTCGCGTACGGCGCCGCCGCCGGTCTGATCGGTGACCTGCTGCTCGGTGATCCTCGCCGGGGGCATCCGGTCGCCGCGTTCGGACGGGCCGCGGGTGCCGTGGAACGGGTGCTGTGGCGGGACCACCGCGGGTGGGGCACGCTGCACACCGCCGTCTGTGCCGGAGGGGCCGTAGCCCTCGGGTCCGTCGCCGCGCGGGCCGTGCGGACGTCCGCCGTCGCCTCCGTCGCGCTGACCGCAGCCGCCACCTGGGCCGTCGTCGGGGGGACTTCGCTCGCCCGGGAGGCGCAGGCCATCGGGCGGGCCCTGGAGGCCGGGGACGTCGAGACGGCCCGGGCCCGGCTGCCGCATCTGTGCGGGCGGGATCCGCAGGCCCTCGACGCCGACGGCATGGCCCGGGCCGTGGTCGAGTCCGTCGCCGAGAACACCTCCGACGCGGTGGTGGGGGCCCTGGTGTGGGGGGCCGTCGGCGGGGTGCCCGGGCTGCTCGGGTTCCGGGCCGTCAACACCCTGGACGCCATGGTCGGGCACAAGTCGGCCCGCTACCGGCGCTACGGCTGGGCCTCCGCGCGCCTGGACGACCTCGCGGGGTGGCCGGGAGCGCGGCTGACCGCCGTACTCGCCGCCCTGGCCGGGCCGGATCCGCGGGGGGCCGTGCGGGCCTGGCGGGCCGACGCGGCGCACCATCCGAGTCCCAACGCCGGGCCCGTGGAGGCCTCGTTCGCCGGGGCGCTCGGGGTGCGGCTGGGCGGGACGCTCTCGTACGGCGGGCGGGTGGAGCACCGGCCCGTGCTGAACACGCGGGGGCGGGCCGTCGGCACGCACGACGTCGAGCGGGTCGTGCGGCTGTCGAAGCGCGTCACCTGGCTCGCGCTCGGGGTGTGCGCGGGCGCGCGGTTGCTGACGAGTGCGCGGTTGTCCAGGAGCGTCCGGTCGCTCGGGAGTGCGCCGTCGCTCAAGGGCGCGCGGTCGCTGAAGAGGGGGAAATGA
- a CDS encoding cobyric acid synthase, whose product MSGGLLVAGTTSDAGKSVVTAGICRWLVRQGVKVAPFKAQNMSLNSFVTTEGAEIGRAQAMQAQACRIEPTALMNPVLLKPGGEQSSQVVLLGKPVGELSARGYHGGRQQQLLGTVLDCLEQLRGTYDAVICEGAGSPAEINLRRTDIVNMGIARNAGLPVLVVGDIDRGGVFASFFGTVALLSPEDQACVAGFLVNKFRGDVSLLEPGLDMLLGLTGRRTYGVLPFRHGLGIDEEDGLRVSLRGAVRESVVAPPVGEDVLRVAVCAVPLMSNFTDVDALAAEPGVVVRFVDRPEELSDADLVIVPGTRGTVRALEWLRERGLAEALVRRVAEQRPVLGICGGFQILGEHIEDDVESRRGHVDGLGILPVRVRFAREKTLTRPSGEALGERVEGYEIHHGVADVTGGTPFLDGCRVGQTWGTHWHGSLESDGFRRAFLREVAAAAGRRFVPAPDTSFAALREEQLDRLGDLIEQHADTDALWRLIESGAPQGLPFIPPGAPA is encoded by the coding sequence ATGAGCGGTGGGCTTCTCGTCGCCGGTACGACCTCCGACGCCGGCAAGAGCGTCGTGACCGCCGGGATCTGCCGGTGGCTGGTGCGCCAGGGCGTGAAGGTCGCGCCCTTCAAGGCGCAGAACATGTCCCTGAACTCCTTCGTGACGACGGAGGGGGCCGAGATCGGGCGGGCGCAGGCCATGCAGGCGCAGGCCTGCCGCATCGAGCCGACCGCGCTGATGAATCCGGTGCTGCTCAAGCCCGGTGGCGAGCAGAGCAGTCAGGTCGTGCTGCTGGGCAAGCCGGTCGGGGAGCTGAGCGCGCGCGGCTACCACGGCGGCCGGCAGCAGCAGTTGCTCGGGACGGTGCTGGACTGCCTGGAGCAGTTGCGGGGCACGTATGACGCGGTGATCTGTGAGGGGGCCGGTTCTCCCGCCGAGATCAATCTGCGGCGGACGGACATCGTGAACATGGGGATCGCCCGGAACGCCGGGCTGCCCGTGCTCGTGGTCGGCGACATCGACCGGGGCGGGGTGTTCGCCTCGTTCTTCGGGACGGTGGCGCTGCTGTCGCCCGAGGACCAGGCATGTGTCGCCGGGTTCCTCGTCAACAAGTTCCGCGGGGACGTCTCCCTGCTGGAGCCGGGGCTGGACATGCTGCTCGGCCTCACCGGGCGGCGTACGTACGGCGTGCTGCCGTTCCGGCACGGGCTCGGGATCGACGAGGAGGACGGGCTGCGGGTCTCCCTGCGGGGAGCCGTACGGGAGTCCGTGGTCGCCCCGCCGGTCGGCGAGGACGTGCTGCGCGTCGCGGTCTGTGCCGTGCCGCTCATGTCCAACTTCACCGACGTGGACGCCCTGGCCGCCGAACCGGGCGTCGTGGTGCGGTTCGTGGACCGGCCGGAGGAGCTGTCCGACGCCGACCTCGTCATCGTGCCCGGCACCCGGGGGACGGTCCGGGCGCTGGAGTGGCTGCGCGAGCGGGGCCTCGCCGAGGCGCTGGTCCGCAGAGTCGCCGAGCAGCGGCCCGTGCTCGGCATCTGCGGCGGCTTCCAGATCCTCGGCGAGCACATCGAGGACGACGTCGAGAGCCGCAGAGGGCACGTCGACGGGCTCGGGATCCTGCCCGTGCGGGTGCGGTTCGCCCGCGAGAAGACCCTCACCCGGCCGTCCGGTGAGGCCCTCGGGGAACGCGTCGAGGGCTACGAGATCCACCACGGCGTCGCCGACGTCACGGGAGGGACCCCCTTCCTGGACGGCTGCCGGGTCGGCCAGACCTGGGGCACGCACTGGCACGGCTCGCTGGAGTCGGACGGCTTCCGGCGGGCCTTTCTGCGCGAGGTGGCGGCCGCCGCGGGCCGCCGCTTCGTGCCGGCGCCGGACACCTCGTTCGCCGCGCTGCGCGAGGAGCAGCTCGACCGGCTCGGCGACCTGATCGAACAGCACGCGGACACGGACGCGCTGTGGCGGCTCATCGAGTCCGGCGCGCCGCAAGGACTGCCCTTCATTCCACCGGGAGCGCCCGCATGA
- the cobN gene encoding cobaltochelatase subunit CobN — MSTVLLLSTADTDLLAARAASGADYRIGNPTRVDVQEELPALLDGAGIAVVRLLGGKRAWEDGLAALRASGVPTVLLGGEAVPDAELMAESSVPAGVVAEALKYLVEGGPENLTELARFLSDTVLLTGEGFVEPRKMPEYGVHGERELVPGRPTVGVLFYRAHELSGNTAFVDTLCDAIEARGANALPVYCGSLRGADEGLYEILGQADALVATVLAAGGTHASQASAGGDEEAWDIGALAELDIPVLQGLCLTSSRQAWADSDAALSPMDAAMQVAIPEFDGRLITVPFSFKEQGPDDVPVYVADPERAARVAGIAVRHARLRHKENAEKKLALVFTAYPTKHSRVGNAVGLDTPASAVRVLDALRDAGYVVEGHPDEGDELIHRLISAGGHDVEWLTEEQLAAAPARVPLADYRAWFEKLDPELKDAMTEAWGEPPGSLYVDGDDIVLASLQFGNVVVMIQPPRGFGENPIAIYHDPDMPPSHHYMAAYRWLENSFGADAIVHMGKHGTMEWLPGKGLGLSGGCAPDAVLGELPLIYPFIVNDPGEGTQAKRRGHATVVDHLVPPMARADTYGDLAKLEQLLDEYALVSDLDPTKAPTVRAQIWTLVKAAELHHDLHVDEQPDDEAFDEFVMHIDGYLCEIKDVQIRDGLHILGGGPVGEPRVNLVLAVLRASQVWGGQANALPGLRASLALHFGLVEKELLAEPGAPVKVPVELTDLVDGPARSAADAIDLLEQLCRRIAQGMEERGWAVAESAPLVREVLGTELPDAVAVLEFACSEVVPRLEKTTDEIGHILRALNGGFVPAGPSGSPTRGLVNVLPTGRNFYSVDPKAIPSRLSWEVGQSLADSLVQRYLQDTGEYPKSVGLTVWGTSAMRTQGDDIAEILALLGCRPVWDDASRRVTGFEVIPLAELGRPRIDVTVRISGFFRDAFPHVVGLIDDAVRTVADLDEPAESNHVRAHADQDTAEHGDRRRATARIFGSKPGAYGAGLLPLIDARNWRSDADLAEVYAVWGGYAYGRGLDGRAARGDMETAFKRIAVAAKNVDTREHDLVDADDYFQYHGGMVAMVRHLTGASPEAYVGDSATPDQVKTRTLGEETHRVFRARVVNPRWMAAMRRHGYKGAFEMAATVDYLFGYDATAGVVDDWMYEKLSAEYVFDPENRDFMKKSNPWALRGITERLLEAAERGLWAEPDAETLERLRATYLELEGDLEGDEK, encoded by the coding sequence ATGAGCACTGTGTTGTTGTTGTCGACCGCCGACACGGACCTGCTGGCGGCCCGGGCCGCCTCCGGTGCCGACTACCGGATCGGCAACCCGACCCGCGTGGACGTACAGGAGGAGCTTCCGGCCCTGCTGGACGGAGCCGGCATCGCCGTCGTCCGGCTGCTCGGCGGCAAGCGGGCCTGGGAGGACGGGCTGGCCGCGCTGAGGGCCTCCGGCGTCCCCACCGTGCTGCTCGGCGGCGAGGCCGTGCCGGACGCGGAGCTGATGGCCGAGTCGTCCGTCCCGGCCGGTGTCGTCGCGGAGGCGCTGAAGTACCTCGTGGAGGGCGGGCCGGAGAACCTGACCGAACTCGCCCGGTTCCTGTCCGACACCGTGCTCCTGACGGGTGAGGGGTTCGTCGAGCCGCGGAAGATGCCGGAGTACGGCGTCCACGGCGAGCGTGAGCTCGTGCCGGGCCGTCCGACCGTCGGCGTGCTCTTCTACCGGGCCCACGAGCTGAGCGGCAACACCGCCTTCGTCGACACCCTGTGCGACGCGATCGAGGCGCGGGGCGCCAACGCGCTGCCCGTGTACTGCGGTTCGCTGCGCGGGGCGGACGAGGGGCTGTACGAGATCCTCGGGCAGGCCGACGCCCTGGTCGCCACGGTCCTCGCGGCCGGCGGCACCCACGCCTCGCAGGCCTCGGCGGGCGGCGACGAGGAGGCCTGGGACATCGGCGCCCTCGCCGAACTGGACATCCCCGTGCTGCAGGGCCTGTGCCTGACGTCGTCGCGGCAGGCCTGGGCGGACTCGGACGCCGCCCTGTCCCCCATGGACGCCGCGATGCAGGTGGCGATCCCGGAGTTCGACGGGCGCCTGATCACCGTGCCGTTCTCCTTCAAGGAGCAGGGCCCGGACGACGTGCCCGTCTACGTCGCCGACCCGGAGCGCGCGGCACGCGTCGCCGGTATCGCCGTACGGCATGCGCGACTGCGGCACAAGGAGAACGCCGAGAAGAAGCTGGCGCTGGTCTTCACCGCGTACCCGACCAAGCACTCGCGGGTCGGCAACGCGGTCGGGCTGGACACCCCGGCCTCTGCGGTGCGGGTGCTGGACGCGCTGCGGGACGCCGGGTACGTCGTCGAGGGGCATCCGGACGAGGGCGACGAGCTGATCCACCGGCTCATCAGCGCCGGCGGGCACGACGTGGAGTGGCTGACGGAGGAGCAGCTGGCCGCCGCGCCCGCGCGGGTGCCGCTCGCGGACTACCGGGCGTGGTTCGAGAAGCTCGACCCGGAGCTGAAGGACGCCATGACCGAGGCGTGGGGCGAGCCGCCGGGCAGCCTCTACGTCGACGGCGACGACATCGTGCTGGCGTCGCTGCAGTTCGGGAACGTCGTCGTGATGATCCAGCCGCCGCGTGGCTTCGGCGAGAACCCGATCGCGATCTACCACGACCCGGACATGCCGCCGTCCCACCACTACATGGCCGCCTACCGGTGGCTGGAGAACAGTTTCGGCGCGGACGCCATCGTGCACATGGGCAAGCACGGCACCATGGAGTGGCTGCCGGGCAAGGGCCTCGGGCTCAGCGGGGGCTGCGCCCCGGACGCGGTCCTCGGGGAACTGCCGCTGATCTACCCGTTCATCGTCAACGACCCGGGCGAGGGCACCCAGGCCAAGCGGCGCGGGCACGCCACGGTCGTGGACCACCTCGTGCCGCCGATGGCCCGCGCCGACACCTACGGCGACCTGGCCAAGCTGGAGCAGCTCCTCGACGAGTACGCGCTCGTGTCGGACCTGGACCCGACGAAGGCCCCGACCGTGCGCGCCCAGATCTGGACGCTGGTCAAGGCGGCCGAACTCCATCACGACCTGCATGTCGACGAGCAGCCGGACGACGAGGCGTTCGACGAGTTCGTCATGCACATCGACGGCTATCTGTGCGAGATCAAGGACGTGCAGATCCGCGACGGCCTGCACATCCTGGGCGGCGGTCCGGTCGGCGAGCCGCGCGTCAACCTCGTGCTGGCCGTGCTGCGCGCCTCGCAGGTGTGGGGCGGGCAGGCCAATGCGCTGCCGGGCCTGAGGGCGTCGCTGGCGCTGCACTTCGGGCTGGTCGAGAAGGAACTGCTGGCCGAGCCGGGCGCTCCGGTGAAGGTGCCGGTGGAGCTGACGGACCTGGTGGACGGCCCGGCCCGCAGCGCCGCCGACGCGATCGACCTGCTGGAGCAGCTGTGCCGGCGGATCGCGCAGGGCATGGAGGAGCGCGGCTGGGCGGTCGCCGAGAGCGCGCCGCTGGTCCGGGAGGTCCTCGGCACCGAACTTCCCGACGCGGTCGCCGTGCTGGAGTTCGCCTGTTCCGAGGTCGTGCCCCGGCTGGAGAAGACCACCGACGAGATCGGGCACATCCTGCGGGCGCTGAACGGCGGCTTTGTGCCGGCCGGCCCGTCCGGTTCGCCGACCCGTGGTCTCGTCAACGTCCTGCCGACGGGCCGGAACTTCTACTCCGTCGACCCCAAGGCCATTCCGTCCCGGCTGAGCTGGGAGGTCGGGCAGTCGCTCGCGGACTCGCTGGTGCAGCGGTATCTGCAGGACACCGGTGAGTACCCGAAGTCCGTCGGCCTGACGGTGTGGGGCACCTCCGCGATGCGCACCCAGGGTGACGACATCGCCGAGATCCTGGCGCTGCTGGGCTGCCGGCCGGTGTGGGACGACGCCTCGCGCCGGGTGACCGGGTTCGAGGTGATCCCCCTGGCGGAGCTCGGCCGGCCGCGCATCGACGTGACGGTCCGCATCTCGGGCTTCTTCCGGGACGCGTTCCCGCACGTGGTGGGGCTGATCGACGACGCCGTACGCACGGTCGCCGACCTGGACGAGCCGGCCGAGTCCAACCACGTCCGGGCCCACGCCGACCAGGACACCGCAGAGCACGGCGACCGCCGCCGGGCCACGGCCCGCATCTTCGGCTCCAAGCCGGGGGCGTACGGGGCCGGTCTGCTGCCGCTGATCGACGCCCGCAACTGGCGTTCCGACGCGGACCTCGCCGAGGTGTACGCGGTGTGGGGCGGTTACGCCTACGGCCGGGGGCTCGACGGGCGGGCCGCGCGCGGGGACATGGAGACGGCGTTCAAGCGGATCGCCGTCGCCGCGAAGAACGTCGACACCCGCGAGCACGACCTGGTCGACGCCGACGACTACTTCCAGTACCACGGCGGCATGGTCGCCATGGTGCGGCACCTGACGGGCGCGAGCCCCGAGGCGTACGTCGGTGACTCGGCCACCCCGGACCAGGTGAAGACCCGCACGCTCGGCGAGGAGACCCACCGTGTCTTCCGCGCCCGGGTGGTCAACCCGCGCTGGATGGCGGCCATGCGGCGGCACGGCTACAAGGGCGCCTTCGAGATGGCGGCGACCGTGGACTACCTGTTCGGGTACGACGCCACGGCCGGGGTCGTGGACGACTGGATGTACGAGAAGCTCAGCGCCGAGTACGTCTTCGACCCGGAGAACCGGGACTTCATGAAGAAGTCCAACCCGTGGGCGCTGCGCGGCATCACCGAGCGGCTGCTGGAGGCCGCAGAGCGCGGACTGTGGGCCGAGCCGGACGCGGAGACGCTGGAGCGGCTGCGCGCCACCTATCTGGAACTCGAAGGCGACTTGGAGGGCGACGAGAAGTGA
- a CDS encoding putative cobaltochelatase, with protein sequence MTTPFPFTAVVGQDDLRLALLLNAVSPAVGGVLVRGEKGTAKSTAVRALAALLPAVPVVPGCRFSCDPASPDPGCPDGPHEAGGGAERPARMVELPVGASEDRLVGALDIERALSEGVKAFEPGLLADAHRGILYVDEVNLLHDHLVDLLLDAAAMGASYVEREGVSVRHAARFLLVGTMNPEEGELRPQLLDRFGLTVEVAASREPDQRVEVVRRRLAYDDDPAGFAARWAEEEAAVRARIVAARELLPSVRLGDGALRQIAATCAAFEVDGMRADIVMARTATALAAWAGRTDVLAEDVRQAALLALPHRRRRNPFDAPGLDEDKLDETLEEFGGSDDDDPDPDAGPDGPGGGGGGGGQPEPDDAPQGDGDTAARPEAGEDGQPQPSGAGEQSAARASEPFRTKVLSVPGIGEGAAGRRSRARTEHGRTTGARRPRGALTKLHLAATVQAAAPHQRARGRSGTGLVVRRDDLRQATREGREGNLVLFVVDASGSMAARQRMSAVKGAVLSLLLDAYQRRDKVGLVTFRGTGADVALPPTSSVDAAAARLETLPTGGRTPLAAGLLRAHDVLRVERLRDPARRPLVVLVTDGRATGGPEPVALAGRAARLFAADGVASVVVDCESGPVRLGLAGQLAGELGGTAVTLDELRADSIAGLVKDVRRRAA encoded by the coding sequence GTGACCACCCCCTTTCCGTTCACGGCCGTCGTGGGCCAGGACGACCTGCGGCTCGCGCTGCTGCTGAACGCCGTGTCCCCGGCGGTCGGCGGTGTGCTGGTGCGCGGCGAGAAGGGCACGGCCAAGTCGACCGCGGTGCGGGCGCTGGCGGCGCTGCTGCCGGCGGTCCCGGTCGTCCCGGGATGCCGTTTCTCGTGCGATCCCGCCTCCCCTGACCCTGGGTGCCCGGACGGACCCCACGAGGCCGGCGGCGGTGCCGAGCGGCCCGCCCGCATGGTCGAACTGCCCGTCGGCGCCTCGGAGGACCGGCTGGTCGGCGCGCTGGACATCGAGCGGGCCCTCTCCGAGGGCGTGAAGGCCTTCGAGCCGGGCCTGCTCGCCGACGCGCACCGCGGGATCCTCTACGTCGACGAGGTGAACCTCCTCCACGACCACCTGGTCGACCTGCTGCTGGACGCCGCCGCGATGGGCGCCTCGTACGTCGAGCGCGAGGGCGTCTCCGTGCGGCATGCGGCCCGTTTCCTGCTCGTCGGCACCATGAACCCCGAAGAGGGCGAGCTGCGGCCGCAGTTGCTCGACCGGTTCGGGCTGACCGTGGAGGTCGCGGCCTCGCGGGAGCCGGACCAGCGGGTGGAGGTCGTGCGCAGGCGGCTGGCCTACGACGACGATCCGGCCGGGTTCGCGGCCCGGTGGGCCGAGGAGGAGGCGGCAGTACGGGCGCGGATCGTCGCCGCTCGGGAGCTGCTGCCGTCCGTGCGGCTGGGCGACGGGGCGCTGCGGCAGATCGCGGCGACCTGTGCGGCCTTCGAGGTGGACGGCATGCGCGCCGACATCGTGATGGCGCGGACCGCCACCGCCCTGGCGGCCTGGGCCGGGCGTACGGACGTGCTCGCGGAGGACGTCCGGCAGGCGGCGCTGCTCGCGCTGCCGCACCGGCGGCGGCGCAACCCCTTCGACGCGCCGGGACTCGACGAGGACAAACTGGACGAGACCCTGGAGGAGTTCGGCGGCTCGGACGACGACGATCCGGACCCGGACGCCGGTCCTGACGGGCCCGGCGGGGGCGGCGGGGGCGGCGGTCAGCCCGAGCCGGACGACGCGCCCCAGGGCGACGGTGACACCGCGGCCCGGCCCGAGGCCGGTGAGGACGGTCAGCCGCAGCCCTCGGGCGCCGGCGAGCAGTCGGCCGCACGGGCCTCCGAGCCGTTTCGCACGAAGGTGCTGAGCGTGCCCGGCATCGGCGAGGGTGCCGCCGGGCGGCGGTCCCGGGCACGGACCGAGCACGGCCGGACGACCGGGGCCCGGCGGCCCCGGGGCGCCCTCACCAAGCTGCACCTGGCGGCGACCGTGCAGGCGGCGGCCCCGCACCAGCGGGCGCGCGGACGGTCCGGGACCGGCCTGGTCGTGCGCCGGGACGATCTGCGGCAGGCGACCCGCGAGGGGCGCGAGGGCAATCTCGTGCTGTTCGTCGTGGACGCCTCCGGGTCGATGGCGGCACGGCAGCGGATGAGTGCCGTGAAGGGGGCCGTGCTGTCGCTGCTGCTGGACGCCTACCAGCGGCGCGACAAGGTGGGCCTGGTGACCTTCCGCGGTACGGGCGCGGACGTCGCGCTGCCGCCGACCTCGTCGGTGGACGCGGCGGCGGCCCGGCTGGAGACGCTGCCGACGGGCGGGCGTACACCGCTCGCGGCGGGGCTGCTGCGCGCCCACGACGTGCTGCGCGTGGAGCGGCTGCGGGACCCCGCGCGGCGGCCGCTGGTCGTCCTGGTGACGGACGGGCGCGCCACCGGCGGCCCGGAGCCGGTCGCCCTGGCCGGGCGTGCGGCACGGCTGTTCGCGGCCGACGGGGTCGCCTCGGTCGTCGTGGACTGCGAGTCGGGGCCGGTACGGCTCGGGCTCGCCGGGCAGCTCGCGGGTGAACTGGGCGGTACGGCCGTGACATTGGACGAGCTGCGCGCGGACAGCATCGCCGGGCTCGTGAAGGACGTGCGCAGGAGGGCCGCGTAA
- the cobO gene encoding cob(I)yrinic acid a,c-diamide adenosyltransferase, translating into MPQGQPSVVPDDGLTTRQRRNRPLVVVHTGVGKGKSTAAFGLALRAWNQGWPIGVFQFVKSAKWKVGEENALRVLGASGEGGSVDWHKMGEGWSWVQRDAQMDNEEKAREGWEQVKRDLAAETYKLYVLDEFAYPMHWGWVDTGEVIDVLRNRPGTQHVVITGRNAPGHLVDFADLVTDMSKVKHPMDAGQKGQRGIEW; encoded by the coding sequence ATGCCGCAGGGACAGCCGAGTGTGGTGCCGGACGACGGACTGACCACACGGCAGCGCCGGAACCGGCCACTGGTCGTCGTCCACACGGGCGTCGGCAAGGGCAAGTCCACCGCCGCCTTCGGGCTCGCGCTGCGCGCCTGGAACCAGGGGTGGCCGATCGGGGTGTTCCAGTTCGTCAAGTCGGCGAAGTGGAAGGTCGGCGAGGAGAACGCGCTGCGGGTGCTCGGCGCCTCCGGCGAGGGCGGGTCCGTCGACTGGCACAAGATGGGCGAGGGCTGGTCCTGGGTGCAGCGCGATGCCCAGATGGACAACGAGGAGAAGGCCCGGGAGGGCTGGGAGCAGGTCAAGCGGGACCTGGCGGCCGAGACGTACAAGCTGTACGTGCTCGACGAGTTCGCGTACCCGATGCACTGGGGGTGGGTCGACACCGGCGAGGTGATCGACGTCCTGCGCAATCGGCCCGGCACCCAGCACGTGGTCATCACCGGACGGAACGCACCCGGGCACCTCGTGGACTTCGCCGACCTCGTGACCGACATGTCCAAGGTCAAGCATCCGATGGACGCGGGCCAGAAGGGCCAGAGGGGCATCGAGTGGTGA